The following proteins come from a genomic window of Planktothrix agardhii NIES-204:
- a CDS encoding glycine amidinotransferase, whose protein sequence is MVNSFDEWSSLKEVVVGSPIHYDTQDLELSFKVFFHDVAYSSFCYPYYQSNENGGSQDKIVSQENVQSRETLATHTLKKQYLEELNEDVEELVNTLQQLDVKVHRPIPLTRSIRFETPYWKADCIPALNIRDQAIIMGNEILETPPQVRARYFENDLLKPIFYKYFEQGAKWTNMPKPIMTDRSFDTSYISGQNVPAIEEVYPQNESEFDIGYEMMFDAAQCIRFGKDILINVATKNHYLAYQWLQRHFEGKFNFHLLYQFADNHIDSIILPLKPGKLLLRNPQFFDRLPEALKKWDIIYPPEPTENIFPTYDDDDLILTTKYIDLNVLSVDEDKIIVNSLFPELIKTLEKHGFTPIPVQHRHRRIFGGGFHCFTLDTVREGSLEDYFS, encoded by the coding sequence GTGGTTAATAGTTTTGACGAGTGGTCTAGCCTTAAAGAAGTCGTTGTTGGTTCTCCTATACACTACGATACTCAGGACTTAGAACTGTCTTTTAAAGTTTTTTTTCATGATGTTGCTTACTCATCGTTTTGTTATCCTTACTATCAAAGTAATGAAAACGGCGGTAGTCAGGATAAAATTGTTTCGCAAGAAAACGTTCAAAGTCGTGAAACTTTGGCGACTCACACCCTCAAAAAACAGTATTTAGAGGAACTGAATGAGGATGTCGAGGAACTCGTTAATACCTTACAACAGTTAGATGTAAAAGTTCATAGACCGATTCCTTTAACTCGATCAATAAGATTTGAAACGCCCTATTGGAAAGCTGATTGCATTCCGGCTTTAAATATTAGGGATCAAGCCATCATTATGGGCAATGAAATTTTAGAAACGCCGCCCCAAGTTCGGGCTAGATATTTTGAAAATGATTTGCTCAAGCCAATTTTTTACAAGTATTTTGAACAGGGGGCAAAATGGACAAATATGCCCAAGCCCATTATGACGGATAGATCCTTCGATACTTCCTATATTTCGGGTCAAAATGTGCCCGCAATAGAGGAAGTTTATCCGCAAAATGAATCAGAATTTGATATCGGCTACGAGATGATGTTTGATGCTGCCCAGTGCATCCGTTTTGGCAAAGATATCCTGATCAATGTAGCGACTAAAAACCATTATTTAGCTTATCAGTGGTTGCAGCGTCATTTTGAAGGTAAATTTAACTTTCATTTGCTGTATCAGTTCGCGGATAATCACATCGATAGCATTATTTTGCCCCTCAAACCAGGTAAGCTTTTGCTGCGTAATCCTCAGTTTTTTGATCGCCTACCAGAAGCCCTAAAAAAATGGGATATTATTTATCCGCCAGAGCCAACTGAGAATATTTTCCCGACTTATGATGATGATGATTTGATCCTGACTACAAAGTACATTGATTTGAATGTATTGTCTGTTGATGAGGATAAGATTATCGTCAATTCTTTGTTTCCAGAATTAATTAAAACCTTAGAAAAGCACGGTTTTACTCCCATTCCCGTACAACATCGGCATCGAAGGATTTTTGGAGGCGGTTTCCACTGTTTTACTCTTGATACTGTTCGAGAAGGCTCCTTGGAAGACTATTTTAGTTAA
- a CDS encoding extracellular solute-binding protein family 5, with protein sequence MYLSQVERIWQQWQWIGWRKLLLGIMVIMIAIQGCNSTLFTTSEAQIPRLVSSERNDPETFNPVTSLDPHAVLGLIYEGMITQNGETGELEPGIAESWQISDDRQRLIFTLRPDVKWSDGEPLTADDVVFSFNEIYFNKNIPNNVRDILRIGQKGQFPKVRKVNDYQVEFITPEPFAPFLRYVGDVNLLPKHALKDTVNITNGKKKTQFLSIWGTDTPLEKIITNGPYRLLSFQPGERIILERNPYYWRKDNQGKTQPYIERIVIPIVGSTDNALMQFRAGGLDMVNITPDFFALMKREEKRGNFTVYNGGPAAVTHFITFNLNQATRKGKPVVDPIKSRWFNTLEFRQAIALSIDRTTMINNIFQGLGTPHDSPIYKQSPYYISPKEGLPVYNYDPNRAKKLLLQAGFKYNSQGKLEDADGNLVRFNLITSSDNSIRTQIAVQIIRDLANIGITVDFQLLAFNTLMTKLSKTLDWDAHILYFIGGNIEPDSTRNIWSVNGILHTFNQNTFYGVPLKGRIVQDWEQKISDLYIQGSQELNEDKRRKIYAQAQVLAQEYLPFIHLVNPLSFSAIRNDIKNIRFSGLSWRLWNVYELKIERSS encoded by the coding sequence ATGTATCTAAGTCAAGTGGAAAGAATCTGGCAACAATGGCAATGGATCGGATGGCGAAAATTACTGCTTGGGATAATGGTAATAATGATTGCCATTCAAGGCTGCAACTCTACTTTGTTTACCACCTCCGAGGCTCAGATTCCCCGTCTTGTCAGTAGTGAACGAAACGATCCAGAAACCTTTAACCCTGTAACTAGCCTTGACCCTCACGCGGTACTAGGGTTAATCTATGAAGGAATGATTACCCAGAATGGTGAAACGGGAGAACTAGAACCAGGGATAGCAGAATCTTGGCAGATTTCCGATGATCGACAACGCCTCATTTTTACTCTACGACCCGATGTAAAATGGTCAGATGGAGAACCACTCACAGCAGATGATGTGGTCTTTAGTTTCAACGAAATTTACTTTAATAAAAATATTCCCAACAATGTACGGGATATTTTGCGGATTGGTCAAAAAGGTCAATTCCCAAAAGTACGAAAAGTTAACGACTATCAGGTAGAATTCATTACTCCAGAACCCTTTGCTCCCTTCCTGCGATATGTCGGAGACGTTAATCTTTTACCAAAACACGCTTTGAAAGATACTGTAAATATTACTAATGGAAAGAAAAAAACACAATTTTTATCAATTTGGGGAACGGATACCCCGTTAGAAAAAATTATCACCAATGGGCCCTATAGGCTTTTAAGTTTTCAACCTGGGGAACGTATTATTCTGGAGCGAAATCCCTACTATTGGCGCAAAGATAATCAAGGTAAAACTCAACCTTATATTGAAAGGATTGTGATTCCAATTGTAGGATCGACCGATAACGCTTTGATGCAATTTCGAGCGGGTGGATTAGATATGGTAAACATTACGCCTGACTTTTTTGCTTTGATGAAGCGGGAAGAAAAACGAGGAAATTTTACCGTTTATAATGGAGGGCCAGCAGCAGTTACCCATTTTATTACATTTAATTTGAATCAGGCTACCCGCAAGGGAAAACCAGTCGTAGATCCGATCAAATCTCGCTGGTTTAATACTCTGGAATTTCGCCAAGCGATCGCATTATCTATTGATCGAACTACCATGATTAACAATATCTTTCAAGGATTGGGTACACCCCACGACTCCCCAATCTACAAGCAAAGTCCGTATTATATCTCGCCAAAAGAAGGATTGCCTGTTTACAATTATGATCCTAATCGAGCAAAAAAACTACTTTTGCAAGCAGGCTTCAAATACAATAGCCAAGGTAAACTAGAAGATGCTGATGGTAATCTTGTTCGCTTCAATTTGATTACTAGCAGCGATAACAGTATTAGAACCCAGATCGCTGTTCAAATCATCAGAGATCTGGCAAATATCGGAATCACCGTTGATTTTCAACTACTGGCTTTTAATACTTTAATGACTAAGCTCTCAAAAACTCTGGATTGGGATGCACATATCCTATACTTTATTGGGGGCAATATCGAGCCTGATAGCACTCGCAATATTTGGTCAGTTAATGGTATTCTTCATACTTTCAATCAAAACACTTTTTATGGTGTTCCTTTAAAGGGACGAATCGTTCAGGATTGGGAACAGAAAATTAGCGATCTTTATATTCAAGGGAGTCAAGAATTAAATGAGGACAAACGCCGGAAAATCTACGCGCAAGCTCAAGTTTTAGCACAGGAATATCTACCTTTTATTCACTTGGTCAATCCCCTTTCTTTTTCTGCTATCCGCAATGATATTAAAAATATACGTTTCTCTGGATTGAGTTGGAGGCTATGGAATGTATATGAGTTAAAAATAGAGCGATCGTCCTAA
- a CDS encoding hypothetical protein (conserved hypothetical protein), producing MKKSRRTQEELSRNLTGFEGDSYIEEEIKKLVHKFEINTIIETGTFLGGTTQKLAQLANQVYTIEVDSENIPEATEYLKDSTNVTILEGCSPELLRNLLKRDHGNTLFYLDAHSHIETPLLDELKAIAEAEIKPIIVIHDWKIPDRPDLGYDSYNGQDYTFEWIKPSIEAIYGDEYAYYYNNQAEGAKRGVIYIHSSS from the coding sequence ATGAAAAAGTCTCGCAGAACTCAAGAAGAACTAAGTCGTAACCTGACAGGTTTTGAAGGGGATTCCTATATTGAAGAAGAAATCAAAAAACTGGTTCATAAATTTGAGATAAACACCATAATTGAAACAGGAACTTTTCTAGGAGGGACAACCCAAAAATTAGCCCAGCTTGCTAATCAGGTCTATACGATCGAAGTAGATTCAGAAAATATTCCTGAAGCTACAGAATATCTCAAAGATTCAACTAATGTTACTATTCTGGAGGGCTGTAGTCCAGAACTTTTAAGGAATTTGCTGAAGCGAGATCATGGTAATACTTTGTTTTACCTGGATGCCCATTCCCATATTGAGACACCTTTACTCGATGAACTAAAAGCGATCGCTGAAGCAGAAATAAAACCAATTATTGTTATCCATGACTGGAAAATTCCCGATCGTCCTGACTTGGGATACGACTCTTATAACGGTCAAGACTATACATTTGAATGGATTAAGCCAAGTATCGAGGCTATTTACGGTGATGAATATGCCTACTATTATAACAATCAAGCTGAAGGAGCAAAAAGAGGGGTAATTTACATTCATAGCAGTTCATAG
- a CDS encoding carbamoyltransferase: MKILSLKPGHDGTIVYLSEGQLMFSLEGEKNSFRRYSAVTVNLFVEAMSYLKELPEVVAVSGWYKGVGPLDNISTVSDSGYDGLDNIISENSTFLGKDIKRFSSSHERSHLMCSYGMSPFEQGRPCYALVWEGVLGNFYKIDEDVNITSLGQVLEGPGSRYSFPYCIADSSSTGGTGQGGSYLSAAGKMMALAAFSDHLTPNDEEMKFINLIMNYPSEIWKLTDKDFAQSSFLNIGVEHPQFKNLAGKISDQIFDIFYQFAKENLTEKLPLLISGGCGLNCDWNTQWKNCGLFPEVFVPPCTNDSGSAIGTAIDAQFYYSGNAKISWDVYAGTEFIEDINCDGMFEVYDLNYDQVAKFIYEDNIIAWVQGKYEIGPRALGNRSLLASPFQEEMQARLNQIKKREGYRPIAPICLEEDVSEHFDWSDPSPYMLYFQKLKTDQLKAVTHVDNTARVQTVNSSQNPQLHELLIAFKGLSGFGVMCNTSLNFLGTGFINEMSDLVYYVQQQKLDGFVVNNKFYVAR; encoded by the coding sequence ATGAAGATTCTATCCTTAAAACCTGGTCATGATGGCACCATTGTTTATCTCAGTGAAGGACAACTGATGTTTTCCTTGGAAGGAGAGAAAAATTCTTTCAGAAGATATTCTGCTGTCACCGTCAATCTTTTTGTCGAGGCGATGTCTTACCTCAAAGAACTGCCTGAAGTAGTAGCAGTAAGTGGTTGGTACAAAGGAGTAGGGCCGTTAGATAATATATCCACCGTAAGTGATAGCGGTTATGATGGTTTAGACAACATTATTTCTGAAAACTCAACTTTTCTAGGCAAGGATATCAAACGATTTTCTTCTTCTCATGAACGTTCCCATTTGATGTGTTCTTATGGGATGTCTCCATTTGAGCAAGGAAGACCTTGTTATGCCCTGGTTTGGGAGGGAGTATTGGGCAACTTTTACAAAATTGATGAAGATGTTAATATCACTTCCCTGGGTCAAGTTTTGGAAGGGCCAGGTTCTAGATATAGTTTTCCATATTGCATAGCAGATAGCTCTTCTACTGGAGGAACTGGGCAAGGAGGAAGTTATCTATCTGCTGCCGGAAAAATGATGGCTTTAGCCGCTTTTTCCGATCATTTAACACCCAATGATGAAGAAATGAAGTTCATCAACCTCATCATGAATTACCCTAGTGAAATTTGGAAACTCACTGACAAAGATTTCGCCCAGTCTTCCTTCTTGAATATTGGCGTAGAACACCCTCAATTTAAAAATCTAGCTGGCAAAATATCCGATCAGATTTTTGATATTTTCTATCAGTTTGCCAAAGAAAATTTGACAGAAAAGCTACCGCTACTTATTAGTGGTGGGTGTGGATTAAATTGCGATTGGAATACACAATGGAAAAATTGTGGTTTATTTCCAGAAGTTTTTGTTCCTCCCTGTACAAATGACAGTGGTTCTGCTATTGGAACAGCGATAGATGCCCAGTTTTATTATTCGGGTAATGCCAAAATTAGCTGGGATGTCTATGCGGGAACAGAGTTTATAGAAGATATCAATTGTGATGGTATGTTTGAGGTTTACGACTTAAATTATGACCAAGTTGCCAAATTCATTTATGAAGATAATATTATAGCTTGGGTGCAAGGGAAATATGAAATTGGGCCAAGAGCTTTGGGAAATCGGTCACTGCTCGCTTCTCCCTTCCAAGAGGAAATGCAGGCTAGATTAAATCAGATTAAAAAACGGGAAGGGTATCGCCCCATTGCTCCAATTTGTTTAGAGGAAGACGTATCAGAACATTTTGATTGGTCAGATCCTAGTCCCTATATGCTTTATTTCCAGAAGCTCAAAACAGACCAGCTAAAGGCAGTAACTCATGTGGATAATACTGCAAGAGTTCAAACAGTAAATAGTTCACAAAATCCCCAGCTACATGAATTATTAATAGCATTCAAAGGCTTAAGTGGATTTGGAGTTATGTGCAACACTTCCTTGAACTTTTTGGGAACGGGTTTTATTAACGAGATGAGCGATCTGGTTTACTATGTCCAACAAC
- a CDS encoding NADH:flavin oxidoreductase/NADH oxidase — protein sequence METEQAAKILKQWFESWSKDDIETVINGLSENVIFYAPQNEHNKAIPYLGKKVGRQAVKEVFAVRAQTTKLLNYELLEFIVEGNKACIISRTQEICKQTEQIFEIEDAQFIVLDEEGKISSWSFYFDPNPEVAAFTANLDTELIQAVQNNQLSVVQSLLAIGANVNIRDRNAKGHLTPLMIAAQQGNTEMVKLLLDSGADPYMLDSDSGDSVLHQACTSGSTEVIQLLIEAGAFVNVLSATGNPATPLHNALRHGHLACAEVLVHAGAELNLTEGIGQMDSLKLLQPFKRGNLELPNRMVMAPLTRRRADYHLASTPLNALYYAQRASAGLIISEATQISPQGTSLPRTPGIYSPEQIAGWQLVTQAVHERGGRIFLQLWHGGRCSHPSLQPQGALPVAPSAIAPNEEKALTATEEEVNFVVPRALLTSEIPGIINQYRQAAKNAMLSEADGVEIHGASGYLLDQFLQDNSNQRTDAYGGSIENRARLLMEVTAAVIEVWGSDRVGVRLSPSSTFQDMNDSNPEALFNYVVTQLNSLNLAYLHIVEPRIKGSHDDFSVKKIELGVQHFRPLYQGTLITAGGYTRETGEAILAQGDADLVAYGRLFIANPDLPKRFAVNAKLNLYDRSTFTGGNERGYLDYPFLEKSE from the coding sequence ATGGAAACTGAACAAGCAGCCAAAATCTTAAAGCAGTGGTTTGAAAGTTGGTCAAAAGATGACATCGAAACCGTGATTAATGGTTTATCAGAAAATGTCATTTTTTATGCTCCTCAGAATGAACACAACAAAGCGATTCCCTATCTTGGCAAAAAAGTCGGTCGTCAGGCGGTGAAGGAAGTTTTTGCAGTCCGGGCGCAAACGACGAAACTGTTGAATTATGAATTATTGGAGTTCATTGTTGAGGGTAATAAAGCCTGTATTATTTCCCGTACCCAAGAGATTTGCAAACAAACCGAGCAAATTTTTGAAATTGAAGATGCTCAATTTATTGTTTTGGATGAAGAAGGCAAAATTTCCTCGTGGAGTTTCTATTTTGATCCGAATCCAGAAGTAGCTGCATTTACAGCGAACCTGGATACAGAATTAATTCAAGCTGTGCAAAATAATCAACTTTCTGTTGTGCAATCTTTGTTAGCGATCGGTGCAAATGTCAATATTAGAGATAGAAATGCTAAAGGTCACTTAACGCCATTAATGATCGCTGCACAGCAGGGAAATACAGAGATGGTAAAACTCCTCCTAGATTCAGGGGCAGACCCTTATATGCTTGATAGTGATTCAGGGGATTCAGTATTACACCAAGCCTGTACAAGCGGAAGTACAGAAGTCATACAGCTTTTGATTGAAGCTGGCGCTTTTGTTAACGTGCTGAGTGCAACGGGAAACCCTGCAACCCCTTTACACAATGCCTTGCGTCATGGACATCTGGCTTGTGCAGAGGTTTTAGTCCATGCTGGCGCAGAGCTAAATCTGACAGAGGGGATAGGGCAGATGGATTCATTAAAGCTATTGCAACCCTTTAAGCGGGGGAATTTAGAGTTACCCAATCGTATGGTAATGGCTCCGTTAACACGCCGACGGGCTGATTATCATCTGGCGTCGACTCCCCTTAATGCTCTCTATTATGCTCAAAGGGCTTCTGCGGGGTTAATCATTAGCGAGGCTACTCAAATTTCTCCCCAAGGTACCAGTCTACCGCGAACGCCAGGGATCTACAGCCCAGAGCAAATAGCGGGATGGCAACTGGTGACGCAAGCAGTCCACGAGCGAGGAGGTCGGATTTTCCTACAACTGTGGCATGGTGGACGATGTTCTCATCCGTCTTTGCAACCTCAAGGTGCTTTACCTGTAGCGCCTAGTGCGATCGCCCCTAACGAGGAAAAAGCATTAACCGCTACGGAGGAAGAGGTGAACTTTGTTGTCCCCAGAGCACTCTTGACCTCAGAGATTCCTGGGATTATCAATCAATATCGTCAAGCTGCCAAAAATGCAATGCTCTCAGAGGCTGATGGTGTGGAAATTCATGGTGCTAGTGGTTATTTACTAGACCAGTTCCTCCAAGATAACAGTAACCAGCGAACAGACGCTTATGGAGGTAGCATTGAAAATCGAGCCCGTTTGCTCATGGAAGTGACAGCCGCTGTGATTGAGGTCTGGGGATCGGATCGGGTGGGTGTGCGCTTGTCGCCTAGTAGCACATTTCAAGATATGAATGACTCTAACCCAGAAGCTTTATTCAATTATGTAGTTACTCAACTTAATTCCTTGAATCTAGCTTATTTACATATTGTTGAACCACGGATTAAAGGAAGCCATGATGATTTTTCTGTGAAGAAAATAGAGCTTGGCGTGCAACATTTTCGACCTTTATATCAGGGTACATTAATCACAGCAGGAGGATATACACGGGAAACTGGAGAAGCTATTCTTGCCCAAGGGGATGCTGATTTAGTGGCTTATGGTCGATTATTTATTGCTAATCCTGATTTGCCTAAACGCTTTGCTGTAAATGCCAAGCTCAATTTGTACGATCGTTCAACGTTCACGGGTGGAAACGAACGAGGTTATTTAGATTATCCATTTTTGGAGAAATCCGAATAA
- a CDS encoding taurine dioxygenase, whose translation MNKTTQSQTTTQLETEGYQNFDINPLAGRIGAEIVGLSLKQTLTDETVQEIRQALIKHKVIFFRQQHLDGSEQIAFAQRFGNLTNAHPIIPSLPGYPEIFDFDYGRIENRTNQWHSDVTFIDRPPYASILRAVEIPPVGGDTMWANTVTAYQDLPAPLRILADQLWAVHSNTYTDYPVATVSKSENRQEFEKVFISTEYQTLHPVVCIHPESGERGLLLGAFVRQFKDLSVNESGEILQLFQSYITRPENTVRWRWQEGDIAFWDNQFTQHYGINDFGSQPRRVQRVTLVGDLAIGINGTTSKAIKGDSSTYNKLNQIID comes from the coding sequence ATGAACAAAACAACTCAAAGTCAAACAACTACACAGTTAGAAACAGAAGGATATCAAAACTTTGATATTAATCCCCTTGCTGGACGTATTGGGGCGGAAATTGTCGGACTTTCTCTAAAGCAGACTCTCACCGATGAAACAGTTCAGGAAATTCGCCAAGCATTAATCAAGCACAAAGTAATTTTCTTTCGCCAACAACACCTTGATGGGAGTGAGCAAATTGCTTTCGCTCAACGATTTGGAAATCTCACTAATGCACACCCAATTATCCCTTCTCTCCCAGGCTACCCAGAAATTTTTGATTTTGATTACGGACGCATAGAAAATCGTACTAATCAGTGGCATAGTGATGTAACATTTATTGATCGCCCTCCTTATGCTTCAATTTTACGAGCCGTTGAAATTCCTCCAGTTGGGGGAGATACAATGTGGGCTAACACTGTGACAGCTTATCAAGATTTGCCTGCACCATTGCGTATTTTAGCCGATCAGCTTTGGGCTGTTCATAGCAATACCTACACTGATTATCCAGTTGCAACTGTGAGTAAATCTGAGAACCGACAAGAATTTGAAAAAGTGTTTATTTCAACTGAATATCAAACCCTACATCCAGTTGTTTGCATTCATCCAGAATCTGGCGAACGAGGTTTGCTTCTGGGTGCTTTTGTGCGTCAGTTTAAAGATTTGTCTGTGAATGAATCTGGGGAGATTTTGCAATTATTTCAATCTTATATTACTCGTCCTGAAAACACTGTGCGCTGGCGTTGGCAAGAAGGCGATATTGCTTTCTGGGATAATCAATTCACGCAACATTATGGAATCAATGATTTTGGTAGTCAACCGCGTCGTGTTCAGCGAGTAACTCTTGTCGGTGATTTAGCGATCGGCATCAATGGTACAACAAGTAAAGCAATTAAGGGAGATTCATCTACCTATAATAAGTTGAATCAGATTATAGATTGA
- a CDS encoding capsular polysaccharide biosynthesis protein-like protein, with translation MTSSLSHSKEIPELTINNNLAELAKKQGWDFEVICPAEIQIHYPSNTIEEDLLYVIQDWGKLLQYSPQERSKLGREDNFYHLHCVTNYEIGESFRCSIPRALVVNKTGLVITSDLEILRQSIEGQKININLKAGQIKDKFNDSQILSGTYISLLSYWSHTLNFAHWLMDCLPKLALIESLDSSIKKNLKFIIPDGSTPYIVDSLKLLGIQENQTIQIQEESIIVENLILCRAAENPARPKKMHFLAMRNKLLSSFIDEENVRLASKRIYVSRSQSSRKIVNEAEILQILTKYNFEVIHCEKMSLAEQIKIFSEAEIILGPHGAGMYNQIFCHSGTSIIEIYNKEYWHHSSRIISSFMGHKHWHIFGENVSSDWQTWVDPLKLEKVLFLVLHDINSKI, from the coding sequence ATGACATCTTCCCTATCTCATTCTAAAGAAATACCCGAACTTACTATTAACAACAATCTCGCAGAATTAGCCAAAAAGCAGGGATGGGATTTCGAGGTTATTTGTCCCGCAGAAATTCAAATTCATTACCCTTCAAACACAATTGAAGAAGACTTACTCTATGTGATTCAGGACTGGGGAAAGCTTCTGCAATACTCTCCTCAAGAAAGATCTAAATTGGGTAGAGAAGACAATTTTTATCATCTACACTGCGTCACAAATTATGAAATTGGTGAAAGCTTTAGATGTTCTATCCCTCGTGCTTTAGTTGTAAACAAAACTGGATTAGTGATTACGTCTGACCTGGAAATCCTTCGCCAATCTATTGAGGGTCAAAAAATAAATATTAATTTAAAAGCCGGACAAATAAAAGACAAGTTTAACGATAGTCAAATCCTTTCAGGAACATACATATCGCTCCTATCTTATTGGAGCCATACCCTAAACTTTGCTCACTGGCTAATGGATTGTCTGCCAAAACTTGCTCTGATAGAATCTTTAGATAGCAGTATTAAAAAGAATTTAAAATTTATTATTCCTGATGGCTCAACCCCTTATATTGTTGACTCTCTCAAGCTATTGGGTATTCAAGAAAATCAAACAATACAAATTCAGGAGGAGAGTATCATCGTAGAAAACCTGATCCTCTGTCGTGCAGCAGAAAACCCAGCTAGACCTAAAAAAATGCACTTTCTAGCGATGCGAAATAAATTGCTCTCCTCATTTATAGATGAAGAAAATGTCCGTTTAGCCTCTAAACGAATTTATGTTTCCCGCTCTCAATCTTCGAGAAAAATAGTTAATGAAGCGGAAATATTACAGATTTTAACAAAATACAACTTTGAGGTTATACACTGTGAAAAAATGAGTTTAGCTGAACAAATCAAGATTTTTTCCGAGGCGGAGATTATTCTTGGGCCACATGGAGCAGGGATGTACAATCAAATTTTTTGCCATTCAGGAACCAGCATTATTGAAATTTATAACAAAGAATACTGGCATCATTCATCTCGAATTATCTCTAGCTTTATGGGACACAAACATTGGCATATTTTTGGAGAAAATGTTAGCAGTGATTGGCAAACATGGGTCGATCCTTTAAAGCTAGAGAAAGTCTTATTTCTGGTATTACATGACATAAATAGCAAAATTTAG
- a CDS encoding sulfotransferase, whose translation MTAFCQSNLIFLISQPRAGSTLTQRILGTHREIYTVSEPWIMLHPLYAMRRDGYQAEYSIQNSQRALDNFLNLHPEGEDAYFQAVRQMNLPLYQGLLQTSGKRYFLDKTPRYYYILPELYRTFPEAKYILLLRNPLAILCSIFNTFIQDNWWRTQYYHGDLLKAPSLIAQGLIDLQNKSLVLQYEKLLVNPEIEIERVCNFLNVPFDAEIISYGDYNSEKWQFGDRSLIDQENKPMNQNCDRWQENLQNPIIWQSANNYLEFIGKDLLTDLGYSYTKLKEILEKQKPKTQVILPPALQDFFASASMFLDKSLQPVQGVIGLTAQLFDSYLSLGKVLLQENQVDPALKYLEIALQMAPFVPETHCLIGEALLRIGKLDRAITYYQKAVQLGAKIHQNQLQSSKIALQQALQLNPTHQAIAELLAII comes from the coding sequence ATGACTGCTTTTTGCCAAAGTAACTTAATATTCCTAATTTCTCAACCCCGTGCTGGTTCTACCTTGACTCAGCGAATTTTGGGAACTCATCGAGAAATTTATACTGTATCTGAACCTTGGATTATGTTACATCCCCTTTATGCAATGCGTAGGGATGGATACCAAGCTGAATATAGTATCCAGAATAGTCAGAGAGCACTGGATAACTTCTTGAATTTGCACCCAGAAGGTGAAGATGCTTATTTTCAAGCAGTCCGACAAATGAATTTGCCTTTATATCAAGGGTTGCTGCAAACTTCGGGTAAGAGATATTTCTTAGATAAAACTCCAAGATACTATTACATTCTCCCGGAATTATACCGAACTTTTCCCGAAGCTAAGTATATTCTGTTGCTTAGAAATCCCTTAGCGATTCTTTGCTCTATCTTTAACACTTTTATTCAGGATAATTGGTGGAGAACTCAATACTATCATGGCGATTTGCTGAAAGCACCGAGCCTGATTGCACAAGGTTTAATTGACTTACAAAACAAAAGTTTAGTTTTGCAGTATGAAAAATTGCTGGTTAATCCTGAAATAGAAATCGAAAGAGTTTGCAATTTTCTCAATGTTCCTTTTGATGCAGAAATTATTAGTTATGGGGATTATAACTCAGAAAAATGGCAATTTGGCGATCGCTCTCTGATTGATCAGGAAAACAAACCGATGAATCAAAATTGCGATCGCTGGCAAGAAAATTTACAAAACCCGATTATCTGGCAATCTGCTAATAATTACCTAGAATTTATAGGAAAAGATTTGCTTACAGATCTAGGTTATTCCTACACCAAACTAAAGGAGATACTTGAAAAGCAAAAACCAAAAACTCAGGTAATATTACCGCCTGCGTTGCAAGACTTTTTTGCTTCAGCAAGTATGTTTTTAGACAAATCATTACAACCTGTTCAGGGAGTGATTGGATTGACGGCACAACTTTTTGATTCTTACTTAAGTCTGGGGAAGGTATTGTTACAAGAAAATCAGGTTGATCCAGCACTTAAATATCTGGAAATAGCCTTACAAATGGCTCCGTTTGTGCCTGAAACTCACTGCTTAATCGGTGAAGCACTGTTACGGATAGGTAAACTTGATCGAGCAATTACTTATTACCAAAAAGCCGTGCAGTTGGGAGCTAAAATTCACCAAAATCAGCTACAATCCTCAAAAATTGCTCTGCAACAAGCACTGCAACTTAATCCAACTCATCAAGCGATCGCTGAGTTACTGGCAATCATCTAA